The Borrelia coriaceae genome has a window encoding:
- a CDS encoding DUF603 domain-containing protein: MSRFKKSFDDYIVYFKEGKLNDVSIAKEMGVSKANVSKMRHKWKGVKANSEYVRDNDKLTIHEVTLTNILLHATSSNAQIRYLKNQFGMLSNNRFKITF, translated from the coding sequence ATGAGTAGATTCAAGAAATCATTTGATGATTATATTGTGTATTTTAAAGAAGGAAAGCTTAATGATGTTAGTATTGCAAAAGAAATGGGTGTTTCAAAAGCAAATGTAAGTAAGATGAGACATAAATGGAAAGGAGTTAAAGCTAATTCTGAATATGTTAGGGATAATGATAAACTTACTATTCATGAAGTTACTCTAACTAATATCTTACTTCATGCGACAAGTAGTAATGCGCAAATCCGTTATTTAAAGAATCAGTTTGGCATGCTTA